One Leptolyngbya ohadii IS1 genomic window carries:
- a CDS encoding DUF3598 family protein: MANIRDEMPVLARHEGDWTGTYTLIDCSGKILDQHRSHLTCQFPADDPAAYYQINRYTWTDGKQEEHRFPGTYHDKKLWFDTDRIKGHAWEVDDSTVILWFSYKTVPDFYLYEMIQVSPCNNHRARTWHWFKNNQIFQRTLIQEERQG, from the coding sequence ATGGCAAATATCCGCGACGAAATGCCCGTTCTTGCACGACACGAAGGTGATTGGACTGGAACCTATACCCTGATCGATTGCAGCGGCAAGATTCTAGATCAGCATCGATCGCATTTAACCTGTCAATTTCCAGCTGATGATCCAGCGGCGTACTATCAAATCAACCGCTATACCTGGACAGACGGCAAGCAGGAAGAACATCGCTTTCCCGGCACCTATCATGACAAAAAGCTGTGGTTTGATACCGATCGGATTAAAGGTCATGCCTGGGAAGTTGATGATTCCACAGTAATTCTCTGGTTTTCCTACAAAACCGTGCCAGATTTCTATCTCTATGAAATGATTCAAGTTAGTCCCTGCAACAATCATCGCGCTCGTACCTGGCATTGGTTTAAGAATAACCAGATTTTTCAACGCACTCTCATTCAGGAGGAGCGACAGGGTTAG
- a CDS encoding nuclear transport factor 2 family protein, with protein MTTESSNTLAVARQAFAHFEQGLATGDWQAFLEMLTDDFSFWFPIGQFHGLNVGKERAQQFFSYVSEVYSEGLTLTLDRVTSNETTVVFEFCDEGLMWGNPYKNRVAVSFDVRGNKICGYREYLGSDGKSN; from the coding sequence ATGACGACAGAATCTTCCAATACATTAGCCGTTGCTCGACAAGCCTTTGCTCATTTTGAACAGGGATTAGCAACCGGAGACTGGCAAGCTTTTCTGGAGATGCTAACGGATGACTTTTCATTCTGGTTTCCGATCGGTCAGTTCCACGGATTAAATGTTGGCAAAGAGCGGGCGCAGCAGTTCTTCAGCTATGTTTCTGAGGTGTACAGCGAGGGGCTAACCTTAACCCTCGATCGCGTTACCAGCAACGAAACAACGGTTGTCTTCGAGTTCTGCGATGAGGGACTTATGTGGGGAAACCCCTATAAAAACCGGGTAGCGGTTTCGTTTGATGTGCGCGGCAATAAAATCTGTGGCTACCGCGAGTATCTAGGCAGCGATGGGAAATCCAATTAA
- a CDS encoding nitrilase-related carbon-nitrogen hydrolase has protein sequence MKNSDEKRTDPELSYKVLALQVTCHAVNQSSDRQEARLLMQGAIDRLGQQIAASLAFIGSGCRLVLLPEYFLTGFPMGEALEDWAEKACLEMAGAEYEALGAIAQKHRIFLAGNAYEVDPHFPGLYFQACFAIDPAGSIVLRYRRLNSLFAPTPHDVWDRYLEHYGLDGIFPVARTEIGNLAAVASDEILFPEVARCLAMRGAEVLLHPTSEVYGQPRSPKDAAKISRAVENMMYVVSANTAGIANSAIPIASVDGGSKIVDYRGLVLAETGAGESMAAFAEVDLAALRRYRRQPGLMNTLSRQRFDAYAESYRDSQFYPRNTMLNGSIERKHFIHTQLATIERLAQQGII, from the coding sequence ATGAAAAATTCTGACGAGAAGAGGACTGATCCAGAGCTATCTTACAAAGTGTTAGCACTGCAAGTCACCTGTCATGCTGTCAATCAGAGTTCCGATCGGCAGGAAGCCCGATTACTTATGCAGGGCGCGATCGATCGGCTAGGACAGCAAATTGCTGCGAGTCTTGCCTTTATTGGGTCTGGCTGTCGTTTAGTTCTGCTGCCAGAGTATTTTTTGACGGGATTTCCGATGGGCGAGGCTCTAGAGGATTGGGCAGAAAAAGCCTGTTTGGAGATGGCAGGCGCAGAATATGAGGCACTGGGAGCAATTGCCCAAAAGCATCGAATTTTTCTGGCGGGTAATGCCTATGAAGTTGATCCCCATTTCCCAGGACTGTACTTTCAAGCCTGTTTTGCGATCGATCCTGCGGGGTCAATAGTTTTGCGCTACCGTCGGCTCAATTCCCTCTTTGCCCCAACGCCTCACGATGTTTGGGATCGATACCTTGAGCATTATGGGCTGGATGGTATTTTTCCGGTTGCCAGAACTGAAATTGGGAATTTGGCAGCGGTTGCGTCGGATGAAATTTTGTTCCCGGAGGTGGCTCGCTGTTTAGCCATGCGGGGGGCGGAGGTGCTGCTCCATCCAACTTCGGAGGTGTACGGGCAACCGCGATCGCCCAAGGACGCCGCTAAAATCAGCCGTGCCGTTGAGAATATGATGTATGTGGTTTCAGCAAATACGGCGGGAATTGCGAATAGTGCGATTCCGATCGCCTCGGTGGATGGGGGGTCAAAAATTGTGGATTACCGGGGATTGGTGCTAGCCGAAACGGGAGCCGGGGAAAGCATGGCAGCCTTTGCAGAGGTTGATCTGGCTGCGCTGCGGCGATACCGTCGGCAACCGGGATTAATGAACACACTTTCGCGTCAACGATTTGATGCCTATGCGGAAAGCTATCGCGATTCTCAGTTCTATCCTCGCAATACGATGCTGAACGGTTCAATTGAGCGTAAACATTTTATTCACACTCAGCTTGCTACGATTGAGCGTTTAGCGCAGCAGGGAATTATCTAA
- a CDS encoding aldehyde dehydrogenase family protein, with product MSKIPVRNPRTGAIDYWIAPSTSDQLAAQCDRLRIAQTAWQAVDLAQRIATLQQWKQAIQDHREALIQALVEDTGRLDVSVLEVNSVLSSLDRWCRLAPELLQDLENPTAIPFIHLRQDAVPYPLVGVISPWNFPLLLAMIDTIPALLAGCAVIVKPSEIAPRFINPLLQMLEQVPMLRDVFTLIEGAGETGAALVDQVDLVCFTGSVKTGRQVAEAAAKRFIPAFLELGGKDPAIVLESANLNLATSAILWGSVVNTGQSCLSIERIYVAQAIAKPFTEQLVAKATQLKLAYPTVNSGEIGPIIANRQAAIIEDQLQDAIEKGAIVQCGGKVEVLDGGLWCAPTVLTQVNHRMRIMTEETFGPVMPIMSFTAVEEAIQLANDTIYGLSAAVFAGSQAEALAVGDRLQAGAISINDAALTALIHEGEKNAFNYSGMGGSRMGPAALKRFMRKKAYLIKTNPVPDPWWFKS from the coding sequence ATGTCAAAAATTCCGGTTCGGAATCCCCGTACGGGTGCGATCGACTACTGGATTGCTCCCTCCACCTCGGACCAGCTTGCTGCCCAATGCGATCGGCTTCGGATCGCTCAAACTGCTTGGCAAGCAGTGGATTTAGCACAGCGAATTGCCACCCTTCAGCAGTGGAAACAAGCCATTCAAGACCACCGCGAGGCGTTGATTCAGGCATTGGTTGAGGATACAGGGCGATTGGATGTTTCGGTGTTAGAGGTTAATTCTGTGCTGTCGAGCCTCGATCGCTGGTGTCGGCTTGCGCCGGAACTGCTGCAAGACCTTGAGAATCCGACTGCCATTCCGTTTATTCATTTACGCCAGGATGCAGTTCCCTATCCGCTCGTAGGAGTGATCAGTCCGTGGAATTTTCCACTGCTGCTGGCGATGATTGATACGATTCCGGCTCTCTTGGCGGGCTGTGCAGTGATTGTGAAACCGAGTGAAATTGCCCCTCGATTCATTAATCCGCTCCTGCAAATGTTGGAGCAAGTTCCAATGCTGCGGGATGTCTTCACCTTAATTGAAGGGGCGGGAGAGACGGGAGCAGCTTTAGTAGATCAGGTGGATCTGGTTTGCTTTACGGGCAGCGTTAAAACGGGGCGACAGGTCGCAGAAGCCGCTGCAAAGCGATTTATTCCTGCGTTCTTGGAATTGGGCGGCAAAGATCCAGCGATCGTTCTGGAGTCCGCGAATCTGAATCTGGCAACCTCTGCAATTCTATGGGGTTCGGTCGTGAACACAGGGCAGTCCTGCCTTTCCATCGAGCGGATTTATGTGGCGCAAGCGATCGCCAAACCCTTCACCGAACAGCTTGTCGCGAAGGCAACCCAACTCAAGCTGGCTTACCCGACCGTGAACAGCGGTGAAATCGGTCCCATTATTGCCAATCGACAAGCCGCTATCATTGAGGATCAGTTGCAGGATGCGATCGAGAAAGGGGCGATCGTCCAGTGTGGCGGAAAGGTTGAAGTTCTGGATGGCGGTCTGTGGTGCGCTCCAACGGTTTTAACCCAGGTCAATCATAGGATGAGAATCATGACGGAGGAAACGTTTGGACCCGTCATGCCGATAATGTCCTTTACAGCCGTAGAAGAAGCAATTCAACTGGCAAACGATACGATTTATGGCTTAAGTGCCGCTGTTTTCGCAGGGTCGCAGGCAGAGGCATTAGCCGTAGGCGATCGGCTTCAGGCAGGTGCCATTAGCATTAACGATGCCGCACTGACCGCATTGATTCATGAGGGAGAAAAGAATGCATTCAACTATTCTGGCATGGGGGGGTCGCGCATGGGACCTGCCGCCCTGAAACGATTTATGCGAAAGAAAGCGTATTTAATTAAAACAAACCCTGTCCCTGATCCGTGGTGGTTCAAATCATAA
- a CDS encoding DUF4437 domain-containing protein, with the protein MDEYKQSSPSPSSEATDDFLGTVPTPEDWGGNGQSRMNLSGRRTAIAPEYLPREYQFFDTRSLPRHAWQIRGIPKQPMGATRQLLSWHDNGASTAKVLLPSQFEIPAGRFTADLEIFVLSGAVQVGEWKLGKHCYSFIPAGVRVGSWKVLNGEAAEILWMENDRLQYQDLQNHSEARIGGFIPVLDSKLLPWGKTDTTQFIQANKKWLRKAANGGGVWLITLLPHYDGKQMMIQSYNEEAYGLAGCCNIGDYPFAKEHFCYCPSFSTLPRHISEDGSLFFVRVDRDLSQAGAVLSYAH; encoded by the coding sequence ATGGACGAATACAAGCAGTCCTCTCCATCTCCATCTTCAGAAGCAACAGATGATTTTTTAGGGACAGTTCCAACTCCAGAAGATTGGGGGGGAAATGGTCAAAGTCGAATGAACTTATCTGGACGCCGCACTGCAATTGCTCCAGAGTATCTTCCTCGTGAATATCAGTTTTTCGACACGCGTAGCCTCCCTCGACACGCATGGCAGATTCGTGGAATACCAAAACAGCCTATGGGTGCAACCCGCCAGTTGCTCTCCTGGCATGACAACGGCGCATCCACTGCTAAGGTTTTGCTCCCCTCCCAATTTGAAATTCCCGCAGGTAGATTTACAGCAGATTTGGAGATTTTTGTGCTGAGTGGTGCGGTTCAAGTGGGAGAGTGGAAGCTTGGTAAGCACTGCTACTCCTTTATTCCAGCAGGAGTCAGAGTAGGGTCGTGGAAAGTCCTGAACGGTGAGGCAGCAGAAATTTTATGGATGGAAAACGATCGTCTCCAGTATCAAGACCTACAGAACCACTCAGAAGCGAGAATCGGTGGGTTTATTCCCGTGTTAGACAGCAAACTGCTGCCTTGGGGCAAGACCGATACGACGCAATTTATTCAAGCAAACAAGAAATGGTTAAGAAAAGCAGCAAACGGCGGTGGAGTGTGGCTAATCACCCTTCTGCCCCACTATGACGGGAAGCAGATGATGATTCAGTCCTATAACGAAGAGGCATACGGCTTGGCGGGATGCTGCAATATTGGAGACTACCCATTTGCCAAGGAGCATTTTTGCTATTGTCCTAGCTTCAGTACACTTCCCAGACACATTTCAGAAGACGGCAGTTTATTTTTTGTCCGAGTCGATCGGGATTTATCTCAGGCTGGAGCTGTGTTGTCTTACGCTCATTGA
- a CDS encoding zinc-binding dehydrogenase, whose translation MPSGTYKKLVAQQFSDSFRSAIAIEELPIPAPRADEILIRNRFAGINAGFDTLLCQGKVPYVNLTPPIDLGVEAVGEVVAIGQDVQTLQVGDAVATTLRGGGYREYQLIAANLAVKICDAKPEILTLMPTGVSALVALEQVGEMRSGEVILVTAAAGGTGHIAVQLAKLAGNHVIGICGSDPKATLLKKLGCDRIINYRSESLDTVLQQEYPNGVNLVFDCVGRQVFDTCVNHLAIRGRLVVVGFISEYKNDFETVIQPRIYQKLFWKAASVRGFLMPHFSEYAEEGRDRLLNLFYTGKIQVAVDPTVFPGVESIADAVDYLLSGKNCGKVVVQF comes from the coding sequence ATGCCCTCTGGAACCTACAAAAAGCTTGTTGCTCAGCAATTCAGCGATAGTTTTCGCTCAGCGATCGCCATTGAGGAACTGCCGATTCCCGCCCCCAGGGCTGACGAAATTCTGATTCGCAACAGGTTTGCTGGCATCAATGCCGGATTTGACACCCTGCTTTGTCAGGGGAAAGTTCCCTACGTCAATCTGACACCGCCGATTGATCTGGGCGTTGAAGCGGTGGGAGAAGTGGTGGCGATTGGGCAGGACGTTCAGACGCTGCAAGTGGGCGATGCTGTGGCAACAACGCTTCGGGGTGGGGGCTATCGGGAATATCAGTTGATTGCGGCAAACCTGGCCGTTAAGATCTGCGATGCCAAGCCGGAAATTCTGACGCTGATGCCCACAGGGGTCTCGGCGCTCGTGGCTTTGGAACAGGTGGGAGAAATGAGAAGCGGAGAAGTCATCTTAGTCACCGCAGCCGCCGGCGGAACCGGGCATATCGCAGTGCAGCTTGCGAAGCTGGCGGGAAATCATGTGATTGGAATCTGTGGTTCTGACCCGAAGGCTACGCTACTCAAAAAGCTAGGATGCGATCGCATTATCAATTATCGAAGCGAATCACTCGACACTGTTCTTCAGCAGGAATATCCGAACGGAGTTAATTTAGTATTTGACTGTGTGGGAAGACAGGTTTTTGATACCTGCGTGAATCATTTAGCGATCCGGGGACGCCTGGTGGTCGTCGGTTTTATTTCCGAATACAAGAACGATTTTGAGACTGTCATCCAACCTCGAATCTATCAAAAGCTATTCTGGAAAGCGGCTTCCGTGCGCGGGTTTTTAATGCCTCACTTTTCCGAATATGCCGAAGAGGGACGCGATCGCCTGCTTAATTTATTCTACACTGGCAAAATTCAGGTTGCGGTTGATCCGACTGTGTTTCCAGGGGTTGAGTCGATCGCCGATGCCGTGGACTATCTGCTGAGCGGTAAGAATTGCGGTAAGGTGGTTGTACAGTTCTAG